In the Chloroflexota bacterium genome, one interval contains:
- a CDS encoding DUF2283 domain-containing protein, with amino-acid sequence MKNQLGILYDKEADVLYVSLGRPKYTSYVEVDDDFILRLDPTSGAIVGFTIIDFSAHFTVDQPILSLPLLADFVRVPDQRRTKALAERKASYQTKKSGVKTEGAHRGRARKSA; translated from the coding sequence ATGAAGAACCAATTGGGCATCTTATATGACAAAGAAGCGGACGTGCTATACGTATCGCTCGGTCGCCCCAAGTATACGTCGTATGTCGAGGTGGATGACGATTTCATACTTCGCCTTGACCCGACCTCGGGCGCAATCGTAGGGTTTACGATCATCGATTTTTCGGCACACTTTACGGTTGATCAACCGATCCTATCACTGCCTTTGCTTGCGGATTTTGTGCGCGTACCCGATCAGCGACGAACGAAAGCTCTGGCAGAGCGCAAGGCTTCCTATCAAACGAAAAAGAGCGGGGTGAAGACTGAGGGCGCACACAGAGGGCGTGCGAGGAAATCGGCATGA
- a CDS encoding molybdopterin-dependent oxidoreductase, producing MKLALFVNGVAVAADAVPNETLLPLLRRHGYFGVKHGCEDGACGACLVLVDGVPRNSCVTLAAQVAGCAVTTIEGMGGDQQRGWKGSEPLHVLQRAFAASGAIQCGYCTPGLILAAKALLDRNPHPTEAEVRDALSGVLCRCTGYLKPVQAVLAAARGETGVPTGVPFDAVFGAPLRSTPDAPGLAPAGAVTQTLLPTMVVAPAGPVTKVVGKPEQKVDALKLVQGKPAFTDDIELRGILTARVLWSPVAHARITCIDVSKARALPGVAAVLTYQDIPRVVYSTAGQSDPIPGPLDSVSLDSKVRFVGDRVAFVAAESDEIAEQALALIDVDYEELPAVLDMRESLKPDAPRIHDEPDYVRFGESDPSRNLAAAIRINIGNVDDGFKQAERIFEHEYVVPKVQQVSIEPHVVVTWWDEDDRLVIRSSTQVPFHARRILSPVLGLSPKRIRVIKPRIGGGFGGKQEVLIEDVAAHLTIATGRPVRFEYTRGEEFLAARSRHPMRVRMKTGVTRDGKIVANEMVALSDTGAYGCHALTVTGNTGHKAMALYNAPNIRFYADVVYTNTPPSGAYRGYGVPQGFFPLDVHMERIAEAMGWDPLEFRLKNTVKAGDEHPFSRAWSEGREPRPEIIKTCGLPQCVERGAAAIDWHAKRARADYHAVPGAPHLRRGLGVALVMQGTAIPYLDMGAASIKINDDGSFNVLVGATDLGTGSDTVLAQMAAEVLGVTLDDIIIYSSDTDFTPFDKGAYASSTTYISGTAVTRAAQQVADQIREAAAGMFSTSGMAVRAADVALRDRQAFAPDGRSVTLAQVALESLHHANQRQIMAVASYVSPESPPPFAAQFAEVTVDIETGEVRVEKLVMAVDSGVIVNPLTASGQIEGGMTQALGYAVCEEMTFDARGAIEQRNLRDYKIFAANEMPELQTIFVETYEPSHPFGVKAAAEIPMDGVAPAVANAVHDAAGIWMDQIPMTPERVWRALKAQ from the coding sequence ATGAAGCTCGCGTTGTTTGTGAATGGAGTTGCCGTTGCCGCCGACGCTGTGCCCAACGAAACGCTGCTGCCGCTGTTGCGCCGCCACGGCTATTTCGGCGTCAAGCACGGCTGCGAAGACGGCGCGTGCGGGGCATGTTTGGTGCTGGTGGACGGCGTGCCGCGCAACTCATGCGTGACGCTAGCCGCGCAGGTGGCAGGTTGCGCCGTCACGACGATAGAGGGCATGGGCGGTGATCAGCAGCGCGGCTGGAAGGGCAGCGAGCCGCTGCACGTACTGCAACGAGCCTTTGCCGCGTCGGGCGCCATCCAGTGCGGCTATTGCACGCCCGGTTTGATCCTCGCCGCGAAGGCGCTGCTTGACCGCAACCCGCACCCGACCGAAGCCGAAGTGCGCGATGCGCTGTCCGGCGTGTTGTGCCGCTGCACCGGTTACCTCAAGCCGGTGCAGGCCGTGCTGGCCGCGGCGCGCGGGGAGACCGGCGTGCCAACCGGTGTGCCGTTCGACGCCGTCTTTGGCGCTCCGCTGCGCTCCACGCCGGATGCGCCGGGACTGGCGCCGGCCGGCGCCGTGACGCAGACGCTGCTGCCAACGATGGTTGTTGCGCCGGCCGGCCCCGTAACGAAGGTGGTGGGCAAGCCGGAGCAGAAGGTCGACGCGCTCAAGCTGGTGCAGGGCAAACCGGCGTTCACCGACGACATCGAACTGCGCGGCATCTTGACGGCCAGGGTGCTCTGGTCGCCGGTGGCGCATGCGCGCATCACGTGCATCGACGTATCGAAAGCGCGCGCTCTGCCGGGTGTGGCGGCGGTGCTGACCTACCAGGACATTCCGCGCGTCGTATATTCGACGGCCGGGCAATCCGACCCGATCCCCGGGCCGCTCGATTCCGTCTCGCTCGACAGCAAGGTGCGCTTCGTCGGCGATCGCGTGGCGTTTGTGGCTGCCGAGAGCGACGAGATCGCGGAGCAGGCGCTAGCGCTGATCGATGTGGACTACGAGGAACTGCCTGCCGTGCTCGATATGCGCGAGTCGCTGAAGCCGGACGCCCCCCGCATCCATGACGAGCCGGACTACGTGCGCTTTGGCGAATCCGATCCATCTCGCAACCTGGCGGCCGCGATTCGCATCAACATCGGCAACGTGGACGACGGCTTCAAGCAGGCCGAGCGCATCTTCGAGCACGAGTACGTCGTGCCGAAGGTGCAGCAGGTCAGCATCGAGCCGCATGTGGTGGTGACGTGGTGGGACGAGGACGACCGGCTGGTCATTCGCTCGTCCACTCAGGTGCCGTTCCATGCGCGGCGCATCCTGTCGCCGGTGCTGGGCCTGTCGCCCAAGCGCATCCGGGTCATCAAGCCGCGCATCGGCGGCGGCTTCGGCGGCAAGCAGGAAGTGCTGATCGAGGACGTGGCTGCGCACCTGACGATCGCCACGGGCCGACCGGTGCGCTTCGAGTACACGCGCGGCGAGGAGTTCCTGGCGGCGCGCTCGCGCCACCCGATGCGCGTGCGCATGAAGACCGGCGTCACCCGCGACGGCAAGATCGTCGCGAACGAGATGGTCGCCCTGTCGGATACCGGGGCTTACGGTTGCCACGCACTGACGGTAACCGGCAACACCGGGCACAAAGCGATGGCGCTCTACAACGCACCGAACATCCGCTTCTATGCGGACGTGGTTTACACCAATACGCCGCCGTCCGGTGCGTATCGTGGATACGGCGTCCCGCAGGGCTTCTTCCCGCTTGACGTGCACATGGAACGGATCGCCGAGGCGATGGGTTGGGATCCGCTCGAGTTCCGTCTGAAGAACACGGTCAAGGCCGGCGATGAGCACCCGTTCAGCCGCGCCTGGAGTGAGGGTCGCGAGCCGCGCCCGGAGATCATCAAGACCTGCGGCCTGCCGCAATGCGTGGAGCGCGGTGCCGCGGCAATCGACTGGCACGCCAAGCGCGCACGTGCCGACTATCACGCTGTTCCCGGCGCGCCGCATTTGCGCCGCGGTCTCGGCGTGGCGCTGGTGATGCAGGGCACCGCGATCCCGTATCTCGACATGGGCGCAGCCAGCATCAAGATTAACGACGACGGCTCGTTCAACGTGCTCGTCGGCGCGACCGACCTCGGCACCGGCTCGGATACCGTGCTGGCGCAGATGGCGGCCGAGGTGCTCGGCGTGACGCTGGACGACATCATCATCTACTCGTCCGACACCGATTTCACGCCGTTCGACAAAGGCGCGTATGCCAGCAGCACGACGTACATCAGCGGCACGGCCGTGACGCGCGCCGCGCAGCAGGTCGCCGACCAGATTCGCGAGGCGGCAGCGGGTATGTTCAGCACGTCCGGCATGGCGGTGCGCGCCGCCGATGTGGCGCTCCGCGACCGGCAGGCGTTTGCGCCCGATGGCCGCTCCGTCACACTGGCGCAAGTGGCGCTCGAATCGCTGCACCATGCGAACCAGCGCCAGATCATGGCGGTCGCCTCGTACGTGTCGCCGGAATCGCCGCCGCCGTTCGCCGCCCAGTTCGCCGAGGTGACGGTCGACATCGAGACGGGCGAGGTGCGCGTCGAGAAGCTGGTCATGGCCGTCGACTCCGGCGTGATCGTGAACCCGCTGACCGCCTCGGGGCAGATCGAAGGCGGCATGACGCAGGCGCTCGGCTACGCCGTGTGCGAGGAGATGACGTTTGACGCGCGTGGCGCGATCGAGCAGCGCAACCTTCGCGACTACAAGATCTTTGCCGCTAACGAGATGCCGGAACTGCAGACGATCTTCGTGGAGACGTACGAGCCGTCGCACCCGTTCGGTGTCAAGGCGGCCGCGGAGATCCCGATGGACGGCGTCGCGCCGGCGGTCGCCAATGCCGTGCACGACGCGGCGGGCATCTGGATGGACCAGATTCCGATGACGCCGGAACGGGTCTGGCGGGCATTGAAGGCGCAATAG
- a CDS encoding ATP-grasp domain-containing protein has protein sequence MSFTIFVAPFLTEFNVRAIDYAAHMPGVRLGVISQEAQEKLPQYVRSRLTGHWRVDDAQNAGQLVTAAEALARQIGAPIHRLFGGNEQIQMPMAEARERLGVAGMSSDTVRNFRDKAQMKEVLRSVGLPCARHSLLTSEAAAWAFAGETGYPLVVKPPAGAASQATYKVENATQLRDALDKAAPSPANEVLIEEFIVGEEHSFDTFSLHGKPVFHSLTHYLPQPLDVIRNPWIQWCVLLPHEIESPRYDDIREIGWRALEALGMDTGVSHLEWFRRRDGSIAISEVAARPPGAQIMTLISRANEFDALGAWVKLIAKDTFEVPTRRYAVGAAYLRSQGEGRVKAIHGLETAMQEVGHLVTDAKLPAIGQEKSKTYEGEGFIIVRHPETLVVQQALTTLINAVRIEMG, from the coding sequence ATGTCCTTCACAATCTTCGTTGCACCCTTCCTGACCGAGTTCAACGTCCGCGCCATCGACTACGCGGCGCACATGCCCGGCGTGCGGCTCGGCGTGATCAGCCAGGAGGCGCAGGAAAAGCTGCCGCAGTACGTTCGCTCGCGCCTGACGGGGCACTGGCGAGTGGACGATGCGCAGAACGCCGGACAACTGGTCACGGCAGCAGAGGCGCTGGCGCGCCAGATCGGTGCGCCCATTCACCGTCTGTTTGGCGGCAACGAACAGATACAGATGCCGATGGCGGAGGCGCGCGAGAGGCTTGGTGTGGCGGGCATGTCGTCCGACACGGTCAGAAACTTTCGCGACAAGGCGCAGATGAAGGAAGTGCTGCGCAGCGTGGGATTGCCGTGCGCGCGCCACAGCCTGTTGACCAGCGAAGCCGCCGCATGGGCGTTCGCCGGCGAAACGGGTTACCCGCTGGTCGTCAAGCCGCCGGCGGGCGCCGCATCGCAGGCGACGTACAAGGTCGAGAACGCCACGCAACTGCGCGACGCGCTGGACAAGGCCGCGCCATCGCCGGCCAACGAGGTGCTGATCGAGGAGTTCATCGTCGGCGAGGAACATTCCTTCGACACTTTTTCTCTGCACGGCAAGCCGGTCTTTCATTCGCTGACACACTACCTGCCGCAGCCGCTCGATGTCATACGCAACCCGTGGATTCAGTGGTGCGTGCTGCTGCCGCACGAGATCGAATCGCCGCGCTATGACGACATTCGCGAGATCGGCTGGCGCGCGCTCGAAGCGCTCGGCATGGACACCGGGGTGAGCCACCTCGAATGGTTCCGGCGGCGCGACGGCAGCATCGCGATCTCTGAGGTCGCCGCCCGGCCGCCCGGCGCGCAGATCATGACGCTGATCTCGCGCGCCAACGAATTCGACGCGCTCGGGGCGTGGGTCAAGTTGATCGCCAAAGACACGTTCGAAGTGCCCACCCGTCGCTACGCCGTGGGCGCGGCCTATCTGCGCAGCCAGGGCGAGGGGCGGGTCAAGGCGATCCACGGCCTGGAAACGGCGATGCAAGAGGTCGGCCATCTGGTGACCGACGCGAAGCTGCCCGCGATTGGTCAGGAAAAGAGCAAGACATACGAGGGCGAGGGCTTCATCATTGTGCGGCATCCGGAGACGTTGGTCGTCCAGCAGGCGCTGACGACGCTCATCAACGCCGTGCGCATCGAGATGGGCTAA
- a CDS encoding M4 family metallopeptidase produces the protein MKSDIQRIRWPLIFLAFIGFLLVISGTLASNTDSGPEKAFARLNERSGNRLDAHWDARTGVPDFLSGREAGDRIPYTPGAIEHGNPAAIAHGFLDENRALFKLGSAADEFKTLRIEPDAQRGWAHVRLAQSYKGIPVFGRQFVVHIDERERIVAVNGQYRPEIDLSTSASITAADAERAAARDLMDTQLDADEKATVQAEVQKEQTQLTVFVEENGKATLTWHVIIVTDNPLGEFHTFVNANRPAIVYRYDAANEDKVRRTYTADNKTSIPGRILAEEGERTDDPVAQAAHDGAGKVYDYYLKTFKRDAIDGQGSPMISTVHYGSTTADAQNASWISQRKQMVYGDGGQVFQPLAYGLDVVGHEFTHGVTDATAQLIYQGQSGALNESYSDVFAAMIDRGNWLIGETVIKSPPYPVPYLRNMEDPTAGGRYNPADPLKSAGQPAHMRDFANLPLERKSDNGGVHVNSGIPNRAAFLIAQKIGREKTEQIYYRTLTQYLTPSSQFPDAVRLTMRAAQDLFSATEVQAVRDGFAGVGLDASNAPAPTPTPSGTRRASTPTPASSPTAQPQAAGCTNLVVNGGFEAQNQGWIEVSSQGAIIDTELPHSGARSAWLGGISEENMQYVYQDVRIPANANKVILGYWRLVHNETEDAAASPATFWAIIADSNGNALGSVEQLPSTDGDDNWHQAQFDITEFAGKAIRIAFISENAVGNLSSMFVDDVEMNSCTTGPVSQPTPAGNKLQIEGAIKNGDTGRGIEGAKIFFLRPGLSATDAAADDTVTADEVLTFGVSDATGFYRAADPIPNGQYSVIVIAGGFRPIISDEGITIPSSAKGTYTVNATMRPSR, from the coding sequence ATGAAATCCGACATCCAGCGCATACGCTGGCCCCTCATCTTCCTGGCGTTCATCGGCTTCCTGCTCGTCATCAGCGGCACCCTGGCGAGCAACACCGACAGCGGCCCGGAGAAAGCGTTTGCGCGGCTCAATGAGCGTTCCGGCAACCGGCTGGACGCGCACTGGGATGCGCGCACCGGCGTACCGGATTTCCTGTCCGGCCGCGAGGCGGGCGATCGCATCCCGTACACGCCCGGTGCGATCGAGCACGGCAACCCGGCCGCGATCGCGCACGGTTTCCTGGATGAAAACCGAGCGTTGTTCAAGCTGGGCAGCGCGGCTGACGAGTTCAAGACGCTGCGCATCGAGCCCGACGCGCAGCGCGGCTGGGCCCATGTGCGCCTGGCACAGTCCTACAAGGGCATCCCCGTCTTTGGCCGTCAGTTCGTCGTGCATATCGACGAACGGGAGCGCATCGTAGCGGTCAACGGTCAATACCGTCCTGAGATCGACCTGTCGACCTCGGCGAGCATCACCGCCGCCGACGCAGAACGCGCCGCCGCGCGCGATCTGATGGACACGCAACTCGACGCAGACGAGAAGGCGACCGTGCAGGCCGAGGTACAAAAGGAACAAACGCAGTTGACCGTCTTCGTCGAGGAGAACGGCAAAGCAACGTTGACGTGGCACGTCATCATCGTGACCGACAACCCGCTCGGCGAGTTCCACACCTTTGTCAACGCCAACCGCCCGGCGATTGTCTACCGCTATGATGCGGCCAATGAGGACAAAGTCCGTCGCACGTACACGGCCGACAACAAGACGAGCATCCCAGGCCGCATACTGGCGGAAGAAGGCGAACGCACCGACGATCCGGTCGCGCAGGCGGCGCACGACGGCGCGGGCAAGGTCTACGACTACTATCTGAAGACGTTCAAGCGTGATGCGATTGACGGGCAGGGCAGCCCGATGATCTCGACCGTGCATTATGGCAGCACAACGGCCGACGCGCAGAACGCCTCATGGATCAGCCAGCGCAAGCAGATGGTCTATGGCGACGGCGGGCAGGTCTTCCAGCCGCTGGCCTACGGCCTGGATGTGGTCGGCCACGAGTTCACGCACGGCGTGACCGACGCGACAGCGCAACTGATCTACCAGGGCCAGTCGGGCGCGTTGAACGAGTCGTACTCCGACGTATTTGCCGCGATGATCGACCGCGGTAACTGGCTGATCGGCGAAACGGTCATCAAGTCGCCGCCGTATCCCGTGCCGTATCTGCGTAATATGGAAGACCCGACGGCCGGCGGACGCTATAACCCCGCCGATCCGCTCAAGTCGGCCGGGCAGCCGGCGCACATGCGCGACTTCGCGAACCTGCCGCTGGAGCGCAAGAGCGACAACGGCGGTGTGCACGTCAACAGCGGCATTCCAAACCGCGCGGCATTCCTGATCGCGCAGAAGATTGGCCGCGAGAAGACCGAGCAGATTTACTACCGCACGTTGACGCAGTACCTGACCCCGAGCTCGCAGTTTCCCGACGCGGTGCGCTTGACCATGCGCGCAGCACAGGACCTGTTCAGCGCGACCGAAGTGCAGGCGGTACGCGACGGCTTCGCGGGAGTCGGGCTGGATGCCAGCAACGCGCCGGCGCCCACGCCGACGCCGTCGGGTACGCGCCGCGCCTCAACGCCGACGCCGGCGTCCTCGCCGACGGCGCAGCCGCAGGCGGCGGGCTGCACGAATCTGGTCGTGAACGGCGGCTTCGAGGCGCAGAATCAGGGTTGGATCGAGGTGTCGTCGCAGGGTGCGATCATCGACACCGAACTGCCGCATAGCGGCGCGCGCAGCGCCTGGCTGGGCGGCATCTCGGAAGAGAACATGCAGTATGTCTACCAGGACGTGCGCATCCCGGCCAATGCGAACAAGGTGATTCTGGGGTACTGGCGCCTGGTGCACAACGAGACCGAGGATGCCGCCGCGTCGCCTGCGACGTTCTGGGCGATTATCGCGGATTCGAATGGCAACGCGCTGGGCTCGGTGGAGCAACTGCCGTCCACCGACGGCGATGACAACTGGCATCAGGCTCAGTTTGACATCACGGAGTTTGCCGGCAAGGCGATCCGCATCGCGTTTATCTCCGAGAATGCGGTCGGCAACCTGAGCAGTATGTTCGTCGACGACGTGGAGATGAACTCGTGTACGACCGGCCCGGTCTCGCAGCCGACGCCGGCGGGCAACAAGCTGCAGATCGAAGGCGCAATCAAGAACGGCGACACGGGTCGCGGCATCGAGGGCGCCAAGATCTTCTTCCTGCGCCCCGGCCTCAGCGCGACCGACGCTGCCGCGGATGACACCGTCACGGCCGACGAGGTGCTGACCTTCGGCGTGTCGGATGCGACCGGCTTCTACCGCGCCGCCGATCCGATCCCGAACGGCCAGTACAGCGTCATCGTTATTGCCGGCGGTTTCCGCCCGATCATCTCCGACGAGGGCATTACCATCCCGTCGAGCGCCAAGGGCACGTACACCGTGAACGCGACCATGCGGCCGAGCCGCTAA
- a CDS encoding PrsW family intramembrane metalloprotease: MSTNLKCCICNEPAPAGNIYAGRAYCDRHLAAVHRPNPSFWRSAFVQVILMGAFAAIVAVVTLPLTNLDQTALIVIGLFLAIVPTGLWLWYFYRQDRLEPEPKTKIAGVFLLALLLTDAVGLRIVGPLFNVSQWAVINRTTSLLANILIFGFTFETIKYVAIRAIVYATDEFDERMDGVVYGTTAGLGVATLLNLHHIIDNQGVALAPGVISVVTTALAQACFGGLLGYFMAEAKFSHRPIWWVPGGLALSSVLSGLFTWLIDEVSASGLSVNPWNSLLLGVAVALATFLVLVWLMRRSIRMQLGEAKS, translated from the coding sequence ATGAGCACCAACCTCAAGTGCTGCATCTGCAATGAGCCGGCGCCGGCCGGCAATATTTACGCGGGACGTGCCTACTGCGACCGGCATCTGGCCGCCGTACACCGACCCAACCCGTCGTTCTGGCGTTCGGCGTTCGTGCAGGTTATTTTGATGGGTGCGTTCGCGGCGATTGTCGCGGTGGTCACGCTGCCGCTGACCAATCTCGACCAGACCGCGCTGATTGTCATCGGTCTGTTCCTGGCGATTGTACCGACCGGTCTCTGGTTGTGGTACTTCTACCGCCAAGACCGGCTGGAGCCGGAGCCCAAAACCAAGATCGCGGGCGTCTTCCTGCTGGCGCTGCTACTGACCGATGCGGTGGGGCTGCGCATCGTCGGGCCGCTGTTCAACGTCAGCCAGTGGGCCGTCATCAATCGCACCACGTCGTTGCTGGCGAATATCCTGATCTTCGGCTTCACATTCGAGACGATCAAGTACGTCGCCATCCGCGCCATCGTTTACGCCACCGACGAGTTTGACGAGCGCATGGATGGCGTCGTCTACGGCACGACGGCCGGTCTCGGCGTGGCGACACTGCTCAACCTGCACCACATCATTGACAACCAGGGCGTGGCACTGGCGCCGGGCGTCATCAGCGTGGTCACGACCGCGCTGGCGCAGGCGTGCTTTGGCGGCCTGCTCGGATACTTCATGGCCGAGGCCAAGTTCAGCCATCGGCCAATCTGGTGGGTGCCAGGCGGGTTGGCGCTATCGTCCGTCTTGAGCGGCCTGTTCACCTGGCTGATCGATGAAGTCAGCGCGTCCGGGCTGTCGGTCAATCCGTGGAACTCGTTGCTGCTGGGCGTAGCCGTGGCGCTGGCGACGTTCCTCGTGCTGGTTTGGCTGATGCGCCGCTCAATCCGCATGCAACTGGGCGAAGCGAAGTCCTAG